The Spirulina subsalsa PCC 9445 region TCGCTGTATTCTTCGATATGGGATAAGTTACCATAAATAAAGTTCACTGGGTTGTTAATCTCATGGGCAATTCCAGCAACCATTTGCCCCAAGCTAGACATTTTTTCCGTTTGAATAAGTTTGGCTTGGGCTTCTTTTAAATCTCGGGTGTAGTCTTGAATCCATTGGATAAGTTGATTGAGGGAACGAGCTAAAACCCCGACTTCATCTTCTGTCATAACAGGGGCGCGTAGTTCAGCATCTCCAGTTTTTGCCACTTGATAGGCGACATCACTCACGGCTTGAATGGGACGAACTAGAGCGCGACTGGTATATTGTGCGAGTAAGGCAGAAATAATAATAGAACAGAACAAACTAAATAAGATAACTTTGGTGCGTAAAGTGTTAGCTTCTTCTAAGGCTAATTCTGCCTCTTCAATATGTTCTTGTGAGTTTTCAATAAAGAAGCGAATTTCTTCAGAAAACCGAAAAAAACGCAAGGCAATACTACTATCAGCAAAGTGGGTTAAGGTATCTTCTGTTTGTAAAACTTCTGAGCGATTGTTAATGTTTAGATCAATTTGATTTAAAATATTTTGTTGATGGTGAATATAGGTTTGTGCCACATTTTGATAAAGCAGAAGGAAACTTTGTAGTTGTTGTTTTTCTTGAAGTTCAGGATGTTGTTGTAATGTTTGGATTAGATCCATTAAATACTGTGAACGATAGTCGAAATTTTCCATAGCTTGAGCGAGACGATTGGGATGGCGTAACACCGGGATAAATTCTCGTTCTGGCTGAAAATCACGGCTTTTTAAGAACAAGGAATTCAGCATTTTGCCTTCCCAGTGAGCGAGGGTCAATTCCTCCCGCGCTTGACGATGATAATAGTCTCCTAGCAGTAGACCTATTAATGTCCCGATGACGGCAATTCCGAGGGAAACCCCATATCCCCAATAAATTTGGGTGCGAAAAGAGCGCGCTTTAGGGGGCATTAAGCCAAACTTGGAGAAAGAAACGGATGAACAGAAAGAAACGGACGGAGGAAATTTGAACATAAGACAAGGGCAATCACCAGTCCCGTGATCTACCAAGAGTTAAATTTGATTTTAGTCTGGATTGCATCGGTAGATGTCCAATCGGAGCGCGTTAGAATTTCTACCCCTATCTTAACGACTGGTTTCGTCTAACCACAAGTCACGGTTATGGATCGACTCGGGATACCATTTGTTCGACCCGTTGGGGAGAAAACCCGCTAAACTGTCTGGAGTGCTATGGTCTATTAGCGATGAGGAGTATTGGGGTGAGGGGAATTCATGAATTCCCCCTAGGTGTTGAGGGGTTGGGGGAGGAGTTGCAGAAAATGGGGGCGATCGCTAATAATGTAAGCCTGTAATCTTGATCTAAGAAAACCGTGGGCGCAGTTACTCTGAAAAATGTGCAGAAGGTCTATAATCATGTCCCTGTGGTGAATGATCTCTCCTTTGAAATCAAATCTGGTGAAATGTTTGGCCTCCTCGGCCCCAACGGTGCAGGGAAATCAACCACGATTCGCATGATTATCACCCTCACTCAACCCACCGAGGGCTATATTGAAGTGGCGGGACATGAGGTAAAACAGAACCCTGTAGAGGTGCGGCGCAATATTGGGGTTGTGTTACAACAGGTGAGTGTGGATAGTGACCTGACGGTATGGGAAAATATGGAATTTCACGGCAGGATGCACCATATCCCCAACCCTGAACGGAAACGACGCATTGAACAGTGGCTAGAGTATGTGGATTTGAGCGATCGCACCAAAGACCTAGCGAAAACCCTTTCTGGGGGCATGAAACGCCGTCTCCAAATCGCTCGCGCTTTACTCCACCAACCGAAAATTCTGTTTTTAGATGAACCGACAGTTGGTTTAGATCCCCAGAATCGTCGCCGTCTGTGGGAAATTATCCGAGATTTGAACCGTCAAGGGATGACCATGTTGTTGACGACGCACTATATGGAAGAAGTGGAATTTTTATGCGATCGCATTGGCATTATGGACAGTGGGAAACTGATTGAACTCGGCACCCTTGAGGAATTTAAGGCCAAGTATGGCGAGGGATTGGTAATGAAACAAGTGGGCGTTCGTGAAACGTTGCGTAGCAATCGCAGTGAGTCTATATTCTTCCCCACCTTAGCCAAAGCGAACGAATATTTTGAGCAAATGCCCGACAAAACCGGAATGGTGGTGCGGGAGTCTAACCTAGAGGATATTTTTGTGCAACTCACCGGACACCAACTAGACTAGGCCGTAACTTGCCCTCTTCCCCACTGTTTGCTATTTGCCCATGAAACAACTGCCCATTCCCGATCTCACCACTTCCCCCCGATTAGCCACCCAAATTGAGGCCATTTTATACCTCAAAGGTCAACCCATGACCTTAGCCGCCATTGCTGAACAAATGGGCTGTCGGGGGAAAGATATCAAGGACGCTCTGTTAGAATTAATGGATGATTACGCCCACCGAGACAGCGCCCTAGAAATCGTGGAAACCCCAAGCGGTTATAGCTTGCAACTGCGGGAAACCTTTCAGCATTTTATGCACCATCTCGTCCCGGCGGAACTGGGAACAGGCGCTCTGCGGACGTTGGCGGCGATCGCCTTAAAATCCCCCATCCTACAAACCGATCTGATCGACCTCCGAGGGAGTAGCGCCTATCAACAGGTGCAAGAACTCGTACAATTCGGCTTTGTGCGCAAACGTCGCCAAGCGGAAGGGCGTTCCTACTGGTTAGAAATTACCTCAAAGTTTCACCAGTATTTTGAAGTAGACGAACTCTCCCAAATTTTGCAAGCCCACTCTTCGGGAGAAGAAGAATGAAAGCCCCCTCTAGCCAAGAAACCCACTATAACCAAGCCCGCGCCAGTCTCCAGCAAGCTCTCTCCTGGTATAGTAGCTTTCAACGACATGGCCACTATGCCCCCAACGAGACACTACAGGCCGCCGTGCGGGGAGAACTGCAAACCCTCAAACGGGCGCTGGATAAAATCGAACAAAACGCCCTCTGTATTGCTGCCTTTGGTCTAGTCAGTCGGGGGAAATCCGCCGTCCTGAATAGTTTAATCGGTCAAAATCTCCTCGAAACTGGCCCTCTGCATGGTGTCACCAAATACCCTCGCTCCGTGACTTGGACTCCCCTAGGGGGCAAAATCAAAGTCGAACTGATTGATACTCCCGGCCTGGATGAAATTGAGGGGCAAGGGAGGGCGCAAATGGCCAAAGAAGTCGCCCAACAAGCCGACTTAATTTTATTTATCGTCGCCGGGGATATTACCCGCACCGAATACGAGGCCCTGTGTGAGTTGCGCCAAGCCCAGAAACCCTTGATTCTGGTATTTAATAAAGTGGACTTATATCCAGAATGCGATCGCACCGCCATTTACCAACAACTCCAAACCCTCGCCACCACTAGCCAAACCCCCCACTCCCTCCAAACCCTCCTCTCCCCCGACGACATCGTAATGGTGGCCGCCCAACCAGCCCCCATCCCCCTCCGCATCGAGTGGCCCGACGGGCAAATTCAAGAAACCCTCGAAACCCCACCCCCCCAAATTTACCCCCTCCAAGAACGGATTCTCACCCTCCTTAACCAAGAAGGCCGTTCCCTCCTTGCCCTAAACGCCCTCCTACAAGCCCAAGCCGCCGAACAGCGTCTAGCCCGTAAAACCATTGAACTACGCGCCCAAGAAGCAGAAACCCTCATCTGGCGCTACGCCAAAACCAAAGCCCTCGTCGTCGCCCTGAACCCCATCGCCCTCCTTGACCTCCTTGGCGGCCTCTGGGCTGACCTCGCCCTAATTCGCGCCCTCGCCCGCCTCTACGGCCTCCCCATGACCAGTTACCAAGCGGTCGCCCTCCTGAGCAAAATCCTCACCAGTGCCGGAACCCTCTTCCTCGCCGAACTGGCCAGCACAGCCCTATTCAGCTTGAGCAAAAGCAGCCATTTCCTGAACGAAGGCCCCGCCGCCCTCACCACCTACGCCACCACCGCCGCCCTCCAAGGTGCGATCGCAGGCTATGGCTCCTATATCATTGGTAAAGCCGCTCAAGACTACCTCGAAAAAGGCTGTAGTTGGGGCGCATTGGGGGCAAGCACCGTCATTCAAGAGATTTTAGGCCAAATTGATCCAAAAACTATCATCTACCGCCTCAGAGACGAAATTTCCCTAGCTTGACATCCTAATATTTTGGTGCGATTAATAAGATAAAGTTGTGGTGGTACTCCTATGCCCCAAGTAGTTCTAGATCCACAAGTAAAAACTGAGATAGATCGTCTTGCTCAAGTCAGGCAAATTGATTCCAAACTTTTGGAGCAGTTTGCTTATTTCGTTTTGGAGATATCACAGCAAAAGTCAAGCAAGAAAGCTCAGTCGCTGACGATTTATGAGCTAAAAAAAGCTATTTATGAGCGGTTTAGCGTGAAGAATACATCAGAGTTGAAAAAATCTGGTGCTTTCCGGATGGCGACTGATGGCATGAACTCGTTAGACTTCCGCTTAAAACCAACCTGGGAAACACTCTATCGAAAGTTTGTGGGTATTCTTCCCCATGAGAAAAGCCAGGAGGGATATGGTTGTATTAATGGAATTGATATCTTTAAATACTTTAAACCCTGGCAGGTATTTGGACTAGATCCCAAAACTGCTACCAAGAATGATGTCAAAACTGCCTACTATCAATTATCCAAAATTTATCATCCGGACAATTTAGTGACGGGTGATAGAGCTATTTTTGAGCAGGTCGAAAATATGTACAAGAGTATAATTGCTGGATTTTGAAGATGCCTTTTGATAGAGAAGTTTTCTATATTGAAGAAATAAAATTGGCTGAGGCTTTAGGGCTAACTCAACAGGGTTTAGACGAAATAGTGGATTTTTTAGAGGCATCAACCGATGAAAGTATTCAACTCAAAGAATGGTTGCATTTTGTCATCCAAAATTATGTAAATCAACAACAACCAATTCGGATATTTTCCCGTGAAGGAGCTTTAGCTATTGCCAACTACCTGGATTTAATCGGTGATGCTACTCAAATTTCCTTAAAACGAGTTATTGTATTACTAGATAAATATAACCTCAATCAAATAGATTCCAAAATTCGTAAGGCTCTGTATGAAAATAGTTCTTCTTTAGCTTTCAGGAACGAACGTCATTGGCTTAGTCGAACCGATGTAGTCAGGATATTTATGACAACTTCATCAAGGTTAAGGCAGGCGTTTGGAGATATTCAAAAGTCGTATGATCCCATGAGAATAAATATAGATTTTGAGGATTATGACGGCATAATGCCGAGGTTTTTCTCGTTGTCTGGCTTAGAAAAACTCAGTATAGAATTGTCCTTAAAATTGCGCTCAGAGGAGAGGCGTGCTTATTGTAAACGGGTGAGTGAAGTAGCTCCTCCGGTATTAGAATTTCTGGCGATCGCACCCTGTCCAGAGCCAAAACAGATTGATCAAGCTATGAACTTTGCCAAAAATAGAGATAAAAAAACTTGTCAGGTGACGGGTGCTGTTAGAGATAAATATAACCCACGAATTGAACTGGTTGGTCATCATCTTTATGACAAAAAAGCATATCATTTTCTCAGCGCCGATCCAGATAAAATCTTAACCATTGACAAAAGACTACATGAAGATTTTCATCAATGGAATGGAGGAACACAAAAAACTTGTACAATTTATGATTTCATTGATTATGTGGAGTGGCGCTATCCAGAAAAGCATAAATTAATCTTAACCTTGCATAATAAGCAAAGAGTTCTCAGGCTAAAATTGACTCAAGTCCAACGGATATTACCGGAAAGTGAAGATTAAAGTTCTGGTATTCTTGACTGGCTGAACTATGACCAGAAGGCGACAGTAGAGGAAGTGGAAAAAGTAGAAGACGGTTTGAGCTTATATTAAACCTCTCCCAACAGGTTAAATAACCCCTCATCCACCTCATAGCCCAATACCTGCATCATATCCTGAACCTTCCCCGTCGCTCCTTCCCCCCGTTGGTTTAACCAGTGGGTAATGCCAAACACCTTATACATAACAAAAATTTCCAACGCTTCGGGATTATATTGAATCCCCTCTGCCCGATGGAATTGGTGCGGAACCAACATCGCCACATAGCGCGCCCATTGAGTCCCCCAATCTAACACAAACGGAAACCAAGGATAGACCGCATCTAAGCGCACAAACCACAAACGAACCTCGGGAATTTCTGATAGCTCCCGGGGGTCTGTTTCCTCCCGAGGAAAATCAATTTCTAGCTGAACCGATTGGGCTAAATTTGTCCCCTTTTTTCCTTGATTTAACGCATCAATTACAGGTTGTACCGGGGAAATATCCAGCCTATAAATATGTTCAGCCGTAATTGTTATTTTCATTTGCCTTATTCTTTTTTCTCCTTATGCTCTTGTTTTTTAACTAAACCCTCAACAATGATATAACCCCAGTGGGGATTTTCTTCCGTTAACTCTTGGGCAAGTTCGACTTCTCCCACCTCACAAAGTTCTACTAACTGCTCATAACCACTTTCTTGGACATAACCATTATTAACAGTATAACCCCAGTGGGGATTTCTCCCCGCTAACCGTCGCGCCATCTCAATTTCGCCCACTTGACAAAGCAGGGTCAATTCTTCATACCCTTTTAGCCTCTCCTGTTCTTTTTGGGTTTGGATTTGTTCCTTCCTGCGAGTAGTTTTGACGCCTTCATTAAGAGAAATCTGGTCAATCTTTTTCATTTTTGAGAGAAAATCGTTACTTTTTTTGACCGTAACCGCAGGGGCAACTCATGAATTACCCCTATCACAATTAGGTTAGGATTGCTATACTCCCTTGGGAAGATAAAAGAGCAATACTAGATCATTCCCTACAATAAACGGTTAAGGAAAGAAATATCAATTGAGCCAAAATGAACACTTAAAGCAATGTGCATATTTTCCATCGATTTAACCAACCAAGGAACGCCATCTTCTTCTGAGGCCTCGTAATGGTTAAATAAAATGGAAAACCGCTTTTCTAAGTAAGGCTTAACCTGTTTACATAACAAGGTTATTTTTAATAATAAAACTACCGTTGAGGTGGGGCCTAAATTTGTGACTAAATCTACAAAAATATAGTGATTGGGACGCTGTAAACTTTCCACCACTAAAAAGTTCAAAAGGTGGCTAGATGTGCGTAAAAGGAGGGTATTATTCGGCTTTTGGCTATCGTAACGGGTCAAAGTATCCCGCAATTGTTGATAGAGACGCTCGTTAAATTGGCGGTTGCCGTAGCGCGGATCAATGGAGTCTATTAAATAATCATAGAGGTCGTCTTTAAATAGACGAAAGGAGGAAGTGCGTAAACTTTGTTTTAGGAAACTATTGGCGAGATCATAATGAGTCCTGTCGCCTTGGATTTTGCCCACAAATTGATGCAAGGCACTTTGCAGTTCCTGATCACTTAATAGGGTAGGATTAGGGACAGGCTGAATAATGCGTCCACTTTTCCCGGTTTGGAGAGAACGCATCTGATACATGGCAAACTGGGATAAGTCTAGTTCAAATTGCTTTTGAATGCGATCGCGAATTTGACGGACGGTTTGCTGATGTTCATAGCTGCTATCTTGAGAGAGTAAACAGTGTTCGTAGAGATAGGGATAGCGATTAATTAAAGTTCCCACTAAATTACTACCATCGCGTTCCCTCGCTGGGCGCAATTGTCCGCTTTCTTCGTGGGTGTGTTCAATCACCCGGGCTAAACGCTGTAAGGTCAAATACTGTTCCGTTTCCCGAAAATCCCATAACAGTTGGCGCACCCGTCGCGCTCCCCGAGACTGCACCGTACCCACGGGGGGAATAAATCGGAACACTTCCACTAACTCCGGAATCGCCCAGCGTGTATTGGAGTTTGTTTGCCAACGATTAATCAAAATATGACAGCAACGATTGAGAATAAAGGGAAATTCGCCCTCAATCTGTTTTTGACAAGCTAAATCTTCTAAAGCCGCACGAACCGCAACAGGCTGATAGTCGCGCCCCCCAATAAATAGGCGACGGAAACGCTCGATCATTTCCCGTGCAGGTTCTGTCTGTACGAAGTATAGCAAATGGTCGTACAGCAGCTGTTCCTCTTTTGTCGTTCGTCGTAAATAGCAGTCTGCCAAGGTTTGCACTTTAGTCAGCCCTCCTTACATGATGATGTATTAGGGCTGTGTAGGATTGACAAGAAAATGTACGAAAAAAACACATTGAAAAAATACAAGGGGTAACAACACAGGAGACAAAAACCCAGGAGTTTGTCACGCTTTGCTCTTTCTTGTTTTTTCGAGTTCGGGGACTGACAACCGGAGAGTTTTCCGATTTTAAGTCGCAGTAGATGCGGAAGTACCATAATAGCTGACTCGCCCAGTTTAAGGCAGCCCAGTCCCTAAAACTTGAACATTAAAATCCCTGACTGTACCCCCATCATAACGTGACTTCCCTGATTCTGAGTTCGGCAATTCTACCGAAAAACAGGGGTTTTGCCCAGTGGTTGGGGGCTTGAGGGCGATACAATGAAAGCGGATTTGCTTTAACTTCATATCATGACTCCTGAACTGTCTTTACACCAACTGGCTGATTTACTGGGAACAACTTGTACTTCTTCTGAGAATATTCTCTCACAAAAAATAAATAACGTGGTGACGGATAGCCGCACCCTCAAGGCGGGGGATTTGTTTGTTGCCTTGCGGGGAGAGCGTTTTGATGGTCATGATTTTTTAGCGACGGCGGAACAGGCTGGGGCGAGGGCGGCGGTGATTGCCCAGGGGGTGGACTGGGGGGGAAAACTCCCGGTGTTGCCTGTGGCGGATACGCTGGCGGCTTATCAGAGGATTGGGCGGTGGTGGCGGGAACAGTTTACCCTCCCGGTGATTGGGCTAACGGGCTCTGTGGGCAAAACGACGACTAAGGAGTTGCTGGCGGCGGTGTTGGGGACTCGGGGGGAGGTTTTGAAGACGGAGAAAAACTATAACAATGAAATTGGGGTGCCGAAAACGTTGTTAGGCTTGACAAATAACCATGATTATGCAGTGGTGGAAATGGCGATGCGGGGGCGGGGTCAAATTGCGGAGTTAACGGAAATTGCTCGGCCGACCATTGGGGTAATTACCAACGTGGGGACGGCACATATTGGCTTGTTGGGGTCGGAACAGGCGATCGCAGAAGCCAAATGTGAGTTACTAGCGACCATGCCGAAAACCAGTGTAGCGGTGCTAAATGCCGACAATGAGCGGTTGATGAAAACGGCGGCGCAGGTCTGGCAGGGGGAAACGGTGACCTATGGGCTGAGGGGGGGCGATGTGCGGGGAATTGTCCGGGAGGGAAGATTAGAGGTGGAGGGGATGCGCTTACCCTTACCGTTGCCGGGGGAACACAATGCCTCGAATTTTTTGGCCGCGTTGACGGTGGCGAAGGTGTTAGGGGTGGATTGGACTCCCTTACAGGGGGGTTTAGTGGTGGAGTTACCGGGAGGCCGGGCGAAGCGCTACGATTTGCCCGGAGGGGTGACGGTGTTAGATGAGACATACAACGCGGGCTATGAGTCGATGATTGCGGCGTTGCGGTTATTGAAGGAAACCCCCGGAGCCCGTCATATTGCGGTATTGGGGACAATGAAGGAGTTAGGGGAGCAATCGACCGCTCTCCATCGGGGGGTAGGGGAAATGGTACAAGACTTAAAGCTAGATCATCTCTTGGTTTTGGTGGATGATCCCGAGGCAGAAGCGATCGCCCAGGCCGCCCCCCAAATCCCTCAGCAGCGCTACACCACCCACGCTGAACTGTTAAGTGCCCTCAAAAATTTATTACAACCGGGGGACACGGTATTATTCAAGGCCTCTAATTCGGTGGGCTTAAGTCAAGTGGTGCAATTAATCATTGAAAATTGAGTATGAGGGCTTACTGTTGGGGGAGAGAGTCGGGAATCGGGAATCGGGAATAATTCTTAATTTCTAGTCTCCCCCTCTCCCCCTCTCCCCCGCTCCCCCGCTCCCTTCAACGCATACAAGCTTGAATCGCCCCCTCTAACTCCCCTTGACTTAACTCCGTGACAAAAAACACCTCTTGGACCGTTTTCCCTTGACGAGCAATGACCTTGTAACCCCCACGAATGGGAACCGACACCCGCAACTTGAGCGCGGGGGCGTGACCTTTAGAACGACTAATCACCCCCGGGGTTACAGTGTTGATCCCTTCCCAATCGACTAACCGCTCTAGAATGGGGATTAAGCCGGGGATGTGGGTGGAATGGTTCCAGACTAGACGACCGGAAGATTTACCCATTAGGCGGCCTCCAGAGGGGCCATTGTTAATCCCGCTCGACTTAACTGTTGGTGGTAGAGTTCGGCCGGTTCTTGGGGACCGACCCAGACGATAGCTTGTCCCTCAAAATGGACTTGTTCGGTCAAACTCCAAGCGCGATCGCTCGTCATGCCCGGAATATACTTCATGAGGCACTCTGCAACGTGCTGAAAGGTATTAAAATCATCGTTTAGCACAATTACTTTATAGTTCGGGTAAGGTTTACGGGCAACTTGGCTCGATTGGGTTGGGCTGACAGTGGGGCTAGTAGTCATAGGCGTGACTGCTCTAAAAACTCCTCTTAGTGGTAATAGTACGGCTTAATTTAGGGCAAAAGACATCGGGAACAGAATCACAACGCAACAGTCTAGAGGGGGAATTAGCCCCCAATCCTTAGAGGATTAAAGAGTAACTTTCCTCGTTAACCCTTGAAACCCGCCGAAAATCCTGATCCCCTTCCTAGGGTCTATTTCCCTTTTCTTATATATCCTCTATTCTTTTTAACAATTTCTTTATCTTTTCGCTACCCACCCCTCTCATAACCCCAGTTTTTCAACCGATGCGTTTTTCCCTCTCATCCCCCCTCTCATGGTGTAAAATCCTCGCTCTACCCGCCAGTATTCTGCTTTGGCAGGGCTTGAGCGCTCCGGTTGAGTCCACCCCACCCCGTAGCCCGGATCAGACCGTAGACTGCGAAATTTTGGTCATTGGGGGCGGATTAGCGGGGGCGGCGACGGCCTATGAAAGCTTACTGGCCGGGCGGACTGTTTGCATGACCGAAATTACCGACTGGGTGGGGGGACAAATCTCCTCCCAAGGCACCTCGGCACTGGATGAAAAAAACAAACAGCGATCGCGCCTTTTTTTCCCCCGAGGCTACAATAACTTTCGGCAACGGGTAGAACGGAAATATGGTCGCCTCAATCCCGGTGAGTGCTGGGTCAGTCTTTCCTGCTTCCTACCCCTTGATGCTCATCAACTGCTCACCGCTCAACTGCGCGCTGCTGAACGACGGGGAAGAGG contains the following coding sequences:
- a CDS encoding GTP-binding protein, which encodes MKAPSSQETHYNQARASLQQALSWYSSFQRHGHYAPNETLQAAVRGELQTLKRALDKIEQNALCIAAFGLVSRGKSAVLNSLIGQNLLETGPLHGVTKYPRSVTWTPLGGKIKVELIDTPGLDEIEGQGRAQMAKEVAQQADLILFIVAGDITRTEYEALCELRQAQKPLILVFNKVDLYPECDRTAIYQQLQTLATTSQTPHSLQTLLSPDDIVMVAAQPAPIPLRIEWPDGQIQETLETPPPQIYPLQERILTLLNQEGRSLLALNALLQAQAAEQRLARKTIELRAQEAETLIWRYAKTKALVVALNPIALLDLLGGLWADLALIRALARLYGLPMTSYQAVALLSKILTSAGTLFLAELASTALFSLSKSSHFLNEGPAALTTYATTAALQGAIAGYGSYIIGKAAQDYLEKGCSWGALGASTVIQEILGQIDPKTIIYRLRDEISLA
- a CDS encoding CRR6 family NdhI maturation factor, with product MKITITAEHIYRLDISPVQPVIDALNQGKKGTNLAQSVQLEIDFPREETDPRELSEIPEVRLWFVRLDAVYPWFPFVLDWGTQWARYVAMLVPHQFHRAEGIQYNPEALEIFVMYKVFGITHWLNQRGEGATGKVQDMMQVLGYEVDEGLFNLLGEV
- a CDS encoding UDP-N-acetylmuramoyl-tripeptide--D-alanyl-D-alanine ligase, encoding MTPELSLHQLADLLGTTCTSSENILSQKINNVVTDSRTLKAGDLFVALRGERFDGHDFLATAEQAGARAAVIAQGVDWGGKLPVLPVADTLAAYQRIGRWWREQFTLPVIGLTGSVGKTTTKELLAAVLGTRGEVLKTEKNYNNEIGVPKTLLGLTNNHDYAVVEMAMRGRGQIAELTEIARPTIGVITNVGTAHIGLLGSEQAIAEAKCELLATMPKTSVAVLNADNERLMKTAAQVWQGETVTYGLRGGDVRGIVREGRLEVEGMRLPLPLPGEHNASNFLAALTVAKVLGVDWTPLQGGLVVELPGGRAKRYDLPGGVTVLDETYNAGYESMIAALRLLKETPGARHIAVLGTMKELGEQSTALHRGVGEMVQDLKLDHLLVLVDDPEAEAIAQAAPQIPQQRYTTHAELLSALKNLLQPGDTVLFKASNSVGLSQVVQLIIEN
- a CDS encoding J domain-containing protein, whose protein sequence is MPQVVLDPQVKTEIDRLAQVRQIDSKLLEQFAYFVLEISQQKSSKKAQSLTIYELKKAIYERFSVKNTSELKKSGAFRMATDGMNSLDFRLKPTWETLYRKFVGILPHEKSQEGYGCINGIDIFKYFKPWQVFGLDPKTATKNDVKTAYYQLSKIYHPDNLVTGDRAIFEQVENMYKSIIAGF
- the scpB gene encoding SMC-Scp complex subunit ScpB; protein product: MKQLPIPDLTTSPRLATQIEAILYLKGQPMTLAAIAEQMGCRGKDIKDALLELMDDYAHRDSALEIVETPSGYSLQLRETFQHFMHHLVPAELGTGALRTLAAIALKSPILQTDLIDLRGSSAYQQVQELVQFGFVRKRRQAEGRSYWLEITSKFHQYFEVDELSQILQAHSSGEEE
- a CDS encoding DUF2103 domain-containing protein: MGKSSGRLVWNHSTHIPGLIPILERLVDWEGINTVTPGVISRSKGHAPALKLRVSVPIRGGYKVIARQGKTVQEVFFVTELSQGELEGAIQACMR
- a CDS encoding sensor histidine kinase — protein: MPPKARSFRTQIYWGYGVSLGIAVIGTLIGLLLGDYYHRQAREELTLAHWEGKMLNSLFLKSRDFQPEREFIPVLRHPNRLAQAMENFDYRSQYLMDLIQTLQQHPELQEKQQLQSFLLLYQNVAQTYIHHQQNILNQIDLNINNRSEVLQTEDTLTHFADSSIALRFFRFSEEIRFFIENSQEHIEEAELALEEANTLRTKVILFSLFCSIIISALLAQYTSRALVRPIQAVSDVAYQVAKTGDAELRAPVMTEDEVGVLARSLNQLIQWIQDYTRDLKEAQAKLIQTEKMSSLGQMVAGIAHEINNPVNFIYGNLSHIEEYSETLLELIELYQKEYPKVNHELAEQIEDSDLEFMREDLPAILQSMRMGSERIRQIVLSLRNFSRLDDSSKKAVNIHEGIDSTLVLLNNRIKKEIEIIKDYGKLPDVPCYPAQLNQVFMNLLSNAIDALSENKTQPYKQIKIHTEALENLVKITIADNGVGIPESIRSKLFDPFFTTKPIGKGTGLGLAISYKIIEKHEGKIKVDSTPGEGTAFTLILPLNSCNPYS
- a CDS encoding ABC transporter ATP-binding protein, producing MGAVTLKNVQKVYNHVPVVNDLSFEIKSGEMFGLLGPNGAGKSTTIRMIITLTQPTEGYIEVAGHEVKQNPVEVRRNIGVVLQQVSVDSDLTVWENMEFHGRMHHIPNPERKRRIEQWLEYVDLSDRTKDLAKTLSGGMKRRLQIARALLHQPKILFLDEPTVGLDPQNRRRLWEIIRDLNRQGMTMLLTTHYMEEVEFLCDRIGIMDSGKLIELGTLEEFKAKYGEGLVMKQVGVRETLRSNRSESIFFPTLAKANEYFEQMPDKTGMVVRESNLEDIFVQLTGHQLD
- the clpS gene encoding ATP-dependent Clp protease adapter ClpS, whose amino-acid sequence is MTTSPTVSPTQSSQVARKPYPNYKVIVLNDDFNTFQHVAECLMKYIPGMTSDRAWSLTEQVHFEGQAIVWVGPQEPAELYHQQLSRAGLTMAPLEAA